A single genomic interval of Symphalangus syndactylus isolate Jambi chromosome 18, NHGRI_mSymSyn1-v2.1_pri, whole genome shotgun sequence harbors:
- the SUN2 gene encoding SUN domain-containing protein 2 isoform X5 encodes MSRRSQRLTRYSQGDDDGSSSSGGSSVAGSQSTLFKDSPLRTLKRKSSNMKRLSPAPQLGPSSDAHTSYYSESLVRESYIGTGFPPRSSLEELHGDANWGYSDADQQSSSSRLRSAVSRAGSLLWMVATSPGRLFRLLYWWAGTTWYRLTTAASLLDVFVLTRRFSSLKTFLWFLLPLLLLTCLTYGAWYFYPYGLQTFHPALVSWWAAKDSRRQDEGWESRDSSPHFQAEQRVMSRVHSLERRLEALAAEFSSNWQKEAMRLERLELRQGAPGQGGGGGLTHEDTLALLEGLVSRREAALKEDFRRETAARIQEELSTLRAEHQQDSEDLFKKIVQASQESEARIQQLKSEWQSMTQESFRESSVKELRRLEDQLAGLQQELAALALKQSSVADEVDLLPQQIQAVRDDVESQFPAWISQFLARGGGGRVGLLQREEMQAQLRELESKILTHVAEMQGKSAREAAASLGLTLQKEGVIGVTEEQVHHIVKQALQRYSEDRIGLADYALESGGASVISTRCSETYETKTALLSLFGIPLWYHSQSPRVILQPDVHPGNCWAFQGPQGFAVVRLSARIRPTAVTLEHVPKALSPNSTISSAPKDFAIFGFDEDLQQEGTLLGRFTYDQDGEPIQTFHFQAPTMATYQVVELRILTNWGHPEYTCIYRFRVHGEPAH; translated from the exons ATGTCCCGAAGAAGCCAGCGCCTCACGCGCTACTCCCAAGGTGACGatgatggcagcagcagcagcggagGGAGCTCGGTGGCCGGGAGCCAGAGCACCCTGTTTAAAGATAGTCCTCTCAG GACCTTGAAGAGGAAATCCAGCAACATGAAGCGCCTGTCCCCAGCGCCACAGCTGGGCCCGTCCTCTGATGCACACACCTCCTACTACAGTGAGTCGCTGGTCCGCGAGTCCTACATCGGCACCGGGTTCCCACCCAGGAGCTCCCTGGAGGAACTGCATGGTGACGCCAACTGGG GCTACTCGGATGCAGACCAGCAGAGTTCCAGCTCGCGGCTCCGAAGCGCCGTCTCCCGGGCGGGCTCCTTACTCTGGATGGTGGCCACTTCGCCAG GCCGGCTCTTCAGACTTCTCTACTGGTGGGCTGGCACCACCTGGTACCGCCTGACCACAGCTGCCTCCCTCCTTGACGTCTTCGTTTTAACCag GCGCTTCTCGTCCCTGAAGACGTTCCTCTGGTTCCTGCTGCCACTGCTCTTGCTGACGTGCCTGACGTATG GCGCTTGGTATTTCTACCCCTATGGGCTGCAGACATTCCACCCTGCTTTGGTTTCCTGGTGGGCAGCGAAGGACAGCAGGAGGCAGGATGAGGGCTGGGAATCCAGAGACTCATCGCCACATTTCCAG GCTGAGCAGCGCGTTATGTCCCGGGTACACTCTCTGGAGCGGCGTCTGGAAGCTCTTGCTGCTGAATTTTCCTCCAACTGGCAGAAGGAGGCCATGCGGCTGGAACGTCTGGAGCTGCGGCAAGGGGCTCCTGGCCAGGGAGGTGGTGGTGGCCTGACCCACGAGGACACCCTGGCACTGCTGGAGGGGCTGGTGAGCCGCCGTGAAGCTGCCCTGAAGGAGGATTTCCGCAGGGAAACTGCTGCTCGCATCCAG GAAGAACTGTCTACCCTGAGAGCAGAGCATCAGCAAGACTCAgaagacctcttcaagaagatCGTCCAGGCCTCCCAG GAGTCCGAGGCTCGCATCCAGCAGCTGAAGTCAGAGTGGCAAAG CATGACCCAGGAGTCCTTCCGGGAGAGCTCTGTGAAGGAGCTGAGGCGGCTGGAGGATCAGCTGGCCGGCCTGCAGCAGGAGCTGGCGGCTCTGGCACTGAAGCAGAGCTCGGTGGCGGATGAAGTGGACCTGCTGCCCCAGCAGATCCAGGCCGTGCGGGACGAC GTGGAATCTCAGTTCCCGGCCTGGATCAGTCAGTTCCTTGCCCGAGGCGGAGGGGGCCGCGTGGGCCTCCTTCAGAGAGAGGAGATGCAAGCTCAGCTGCGAGAACTGGAGAGCAAGATCCTCACCCATGTGGCAGAGATGCAGGGCAAGTCGGCCAGGGAAGCCGCGGCCTCCCTGGGCCTGACGCTGCAGAAAGAAGGTGTGATTGGAGTGACAGAGGAG CAGGTGCACCACATCGTGAAGCAGGCCCTGCAGCGCTACAGTGAGGACCGCATCGGGCTGGCGGACTACGCCCTGGAGTCAGGAG GGGCCAGCGTCATCAGCACCCGATGTTCCGAGACCTACGAGACCAAGAcggccctcctcagcctcttcgGCATCCCCCTGTGGTACCACTCCCAGTCACCCCGAGTCATCCTCCAG CCAGATGTGCACCCAGGCAACTGCTGGGCCTTCCAGGGGCCACAGGGCTTCGCCGTGGTCCGCCTCTCTGCCCGCATCCGCCCCACGGCCGTTACCTTAGAGCATGTGCCCAAGGCCTTGTCACCCAACAGCACTATCTCCAGTGCCCCCAAGGACTTCGCCATCTTT GGGTTTGACGAAGACCTGCAGCAGGAGGGGACGCTCCTTGGCAGGTTCACTTATGATCAGGACGGCGAGCCTATTCAGACGTTTCACTTTCAG GCCCCTACGATGGCCACGTACCAGGTGGTGGAGCTGCGGATCCTGACTAACTGGGGCCACCCCGAGTACACCTGCATCTACCGCTTCAGAGTGCATGGGGAGCCCGCCCACTAG